One stretch of Hymenobacter chitinivorans DSM 11115 DNA includes these proteins:
- a CDS encoding porin, translated as MKHFLTLGLLLTATGAALAQAPAVADTVTATPAAPVNPLTYYGFVDAYYGFDFKHPATNTRPGFLYSHNRQNEFTVNQGLVGLRYDDGRVRGAVGLHAGSYVAANYAAEDPVFKHIYEAYAGFRPFQKAWLDVGIFGSHIGFESAISKDNWTLTRSLMAENSPYYEAGARFSYEVSPQFTATALVLNGWQNIRETNQAKALGTQLQWKPTAQLLLNSSTFLGNEQPQDSLRRRRFFHDFYLTYAATDRLSLAAVFDIGTQQSAGRQGSDTWHTAAAFARLKLADKLSGTLRGEYYYAQRGVVISSLQPAATDADFRARGGSFNLDYAPTDHVLVRVEGRYLNAENAIFQQHDGRATNQYGNLTTSVALSF; from the coding sequence ATGAAACACTTCCTAACCCTGGGCCTGCTGCTCACCGCTACCGGCGCCGCGCTGGCCCAGGCTCCCGCAGTAGCCGATACGGTTACTGCCACACCGGCCGCCCCGGTCAATCCGCTCACCTACTACGGCTTCGTGGACGCCTATTACGGCTTCGATTTCAAGCACCCGGCCACCAACACCCGCCCGGGCTTCCTGTATTCCCACAACCGCCAAAACGAGTTTACCGTCAACCAGGGCCTGGTGGGCCTGCGCTACGACGACGGGCGGGTGCGCGGGGCTGTGGGCCTGCACGCCGGCTCCTACGTGGCGGCCAACTACGCCGCCGAAGACCCGGTATTCAAGCACATCTACGAGGCCTACGCCGGTTTCCGGCCCTTCCAGAAAGCCTGGCTCGACGTGGGCATTTTCGGCTCCCACATTGGCTTCGAATCGGCCATCAGCAAGGACAACTGGACGCTGACCCGCTCGTTGATGGCCGAAAACTCGCCCTACTACGAGGCCGGGGCCCGCTTTAGCTACGAAGTCAGTCCCCAATTCACGGCCACGGCCCTGGTGCTCAACGGCTGGCAGAATATCCGGGAAACCAACCAGGCCAAGGCCCTCGGCACCCAGCTGCAGTGGAAGCCCACGGCCCAGCTGCTGCTCAACTCCAGCACCTTTCTGGGCAACGAGCAGCCCCAGGATTCGCTGCGCCGCCGCCGCTTCTTCCACGACTTCTACCTGACCTACGCCGCCACCGACCGGCTGAGCCTGGCCGCCGTGTTTGATATCGGTACCCAGCAAAGCGCCGGCCGCCAGGGCTCCGACACTTGGCACACGGCCGCGGCTTTTGCCCGGCTCAAGCTGGCCGACAAGCTCTCCGGCACGCTGCGCGGCGAATACTACTATGCCCAGCGCGGGGTAGTTATCAGCAGCCTGCAGCCGGCCGCTACCGATGCGGATTTTCGGGCCCGCGGCGGCTCCTTCAACCTGGATTACGCGCCCACCGACCACGTGCTGGTGCGCGTAGAGGGCCGTTACCTCAATGCTGAAAACGCCATTTTTCAGCAGCATGACGGCCGCGCCACTAACCAGTACGGCAACCTGACGACCAGCGTGGCCTTGTCGTTCTAA